The genomic segment TGCACCATCCCAAGTAACTCCCGTTGAACAAGCAAAATTAACCCCTCAAGAGCAGGAAGATGTTTGGCAACGTATTGCAATGCAATTAGAAATGCCAATCCCTAAGCATAAATCCATCGACTATTATCGTAACTGGTATATCAAGCATCCAAATCATTTACGTACTGTCGCTAAGCGTGCACAGCCCTTTTTGTATATGATCACCGTCGAGGTTGAAAAACGTAATCTACCCATGGAATTAGTACTTCTTCCTGTTGTAGAAAGTTCTTTTGACCCATTTGCTTACTCACATGGCAGTGCAGCAGGGTTATGGCAATTTGTTCCAGGAACGGCTGATCGTTTTAAATTAGAACGTAATTGGTGGTATGACGGGCGTAGAGATGTACCTGCTGCAACCACCGCAGCATTAGATTACATGGAATATTTTGATAGCCGCTTTGATGGTAATTGGCAACATTCTATCGCTTCATATAATAGTGGTGCTGGTCGAGTCTCAAGAGCAATTAAAAAGAACAAGAAGCTTGGTAAACCTACTGATTTTTTCTCATTAGATCTTCCTAAAGAAACCAGTGGCTATGTTCCTAAATTATTAGCATTAGCCGACATTATTAAAAACCATGAAAAATATGGTGTCGACCTTCCTTCTATTGCAAACAAACCTGTACTTGAAAAGGTTGACCCAAAACAACAATTAGATCTTGCTATCGCAGCTAAATTTGCAGGTATCACTATCACTGAATTACAAGGATATAACCCCGCTTATAATCAATGGGCCACCTCTCCTGACGGACCTTACCACCTGTTATTACCTATTGAAAACGTGGCGAAATTTAATGCTAATTTAAAGAAAAATGATAATAAAACCATGAAAGTTGTGCGTTATAAAGTACAACCTGGTGATACGATCAGTCAACTAGCAGTAAAACATAACACCACGACCAAGATTATTGAGCAAACCAATGATCTTAATGGTTCAAGTATTCGTGTTGGTAAGTATTTACTAATACCTACAGCTTCTCAAGGTAATACTACCTACGCGCTAAGTGCTCCTCAGCGTTTGAAAAAAACACAATCAAAAGCAAAAGGGAAATATAAGCTTAGCCATAACGTACAAGAAGGTGAAAGCCTTTGGAGTATTGCTAGTGACAATTCAATTTCATACCGTGATTTAGCAAAATGGAACGGTATGGCACCAAAAGATCCCCTTCGCGTTGGGCAAAATCTAGTCATTTGGAAGAGTAATTCAGACGGTGCTATTATTCGAACTGTACATTATAAAATCAGAGAAGGTGATAACCTAAGCGCTATCGCACAAAAATTTAGTGTCTCTGTGACAGATATAATGAAATGGAATAACATCAAACGCGGCTCTTATATTAAGCCGGGACAAAAATTAAAACTTTACGTTGATGTTACTAAGGTAAACGTATGACACCCTCTTCAAATCCGTTAATTTTATTGGTCGATATTTTTCGATCACCAGCTGACTGCTTTGCTGCACTATATGAACGTGGTAAATGGGCCTGGCTTCCTTATATTTTATTGATCTTCGCTCCATTTATGTTTTGGGGAACCTATTTTGATCTAGTCAATTTTGAATGGGTTACTACTAACTTAACCGCTCAAATAGAAAGTATTGGCGGGCAAGTTCAAGGCGAATGGCTAACCAAAGAAATTTTATTAGCCGGTGAAGTAATTAATGATGTGATGGGCCGAACGGCAACTATTTTATTATTAGCACTATGGTTTAAGCTTGCAACAAAACAGAGTCAATACCAACACGGTTATTTCAAATGGGTAGCTGGTAGTACTGTCGTGATGTTCCCTGCGTTAATTGGCGATATTGCAAGTTATGCTAGCCTGCTACTTAATCACGCTAACATCATGCCTTACGCTGCCGATTTAAACAGCTTAAATGGGTTGATTAAGCTGCCAATGACTGACCACTGGTCAGCGTATGCGAGCTCTTTCCCACTGCTTATGCCTTGGTATATCGCTTTAAGTTATGCAGCATTAGGTGCATGGACAGATTTAGATCGTTCAAAAGCGCTTATCATAGCAATCCTTCCTTGGGTTACTTGCTTTACGCTTTGGGGTTTTGTTACTGCTTTTTCAGGGTAAAGCTAACCTGTAATGGATTATGATCAGAAGCGTTACTCTTAGTTGAGTGCGCTTCTTTTACTTCTAAACCGCGATAAAAAATATGGTCTAACGGTAACCCGGTAATAAAGCGCATTCTTTCATCTGGTGTAAATATTACTTCTTTTAATCTTAATGGTTTCACTTGCTGTTGTAACGTTGCCAACCTATCTTCACTCCAAGAATTAAAATCACCCGCAATAATTAAAGGGCCACCATGCGCCTGAACCTCTTGTGATAACGCTTCAATTTGATTTTTATAATCTTCGGTTCCTAACGTAAAATTAATTGCATGAATATTAATGACTATTAACGTTTGTCCATTTGATAAAGCATATTCAGAAAGAAGTGCTGATTTAGGTAAACGTAACCAAGGCTCTATCGCGATATAGGCACACACTTTTTCTGACGATTCTTTTGCTAACGTTAAAACTCCAGCACTGGTATCAAACACATCAAAAGCTCGCACTAATTCAGCAGAATACGATTTATCCATCACAAACTGTTTTAATTCAGGTGTTAAGCTGGCTTCTTGCAATAAAACCAAATCAGAAGAGGTGGTCAGTGTATTTAATGCAGCCTGCCAATCATTTTTCTGTTGCTTGTAAACATTCCAAACGAGAACATTCAATTGGCCATTACGATCGATTGGTACTGAGGAATTAAATTGAACACAATCAGGTTGATATGTTAACGATGCATCAGGAGTAACTTTGGAAAGCTCAATAAATTCAGGTCCGAGAGGAACGGTAAATACAATAGATTTGACAGCGAGAACTAACCCCACCAATAAAGCAGAGCCAAATAATAATAGAGTTTTCTTTTTCATAAACAAAAAAGGAGTGAATCATCACTCCTTCCTTAAAATAGCAATAATGCTAACTAGATTAGCAGATACTTATGTGTGTTGGTACAAGGTTTAAATAGCGTCTTCGTCTTCTTCACCTGTGCGAATACG from the Aliivibrio wodanis genome contains:
- the mltD gene encoding membrane-bound lytic murein transglycosylase D precursor translates to MKLKFHWIGLALLAGCQTAPPEKIQPDTNQSGITSTVTTPSKTDTAPSQVTPVEQAKLTPQEQEDVWQRIAMQLEMPIPKHKSIDYYRNWYIKHPNHLRTVAKRAQPFLYMITVEVEKRNLPMELVLLPVVESSFDPFAYSHGSAAGLWQFVPGTADRFKLERNWWYDGRRDVPAATTAALDYMEYFDSRFDGNWQHSIASYNSGAGRVSRAIKKNKKLGKPTDFFSLDLPKETSGYVPKLLALADIIKNHEKYGVDLPSIANKPVLEKVDPKQQLDLAIAAKFAGITITELQGYNPAYNQWATSPDGPYHLLLPIENVAKFNANLKKNDNKTMKVVRYKVQPGDTISQLAVKHNTTTKIIEQTNDLNGSSIRVGKYLLIPTASQGNTTYALSAPQRLKKTQSKAKGKYKLSHNVQEGESLWSIASDNSISYRDLAKWNGMAPKDPLRVGQNLVIWKSNSDGAIIRTVHYKIREGDNLSAIAQKFSVSVTDIMKWNNIKRGSYIKPGQKLKLYVDVTKVNV
- a CDS encoding putative membrane protein; the protein is MTPSSNPLILLVDIFRSPADCFAALYERGKWAWLPYILLIFAPFMFWGTYFDLVNFEWVTTNLTAQIESIGGQVQGEWLTKEILLAGEVINDVMGRTATILLLALWFKLATKQSQYQHGYFKWVAGSTVVMFPALIGDIASYASLLLNHANIMPYAADLNSLNGLIKLPMTDHWSAYASSFPLLMPWYIALSYAALGAWTDLDRSKALIIAILPWVTCFTLWGFVTAFSG
- a CDS encoding putative nuclease, yielding MKKKTLLLFGSALLVGLVLAVKSIVFTVPLGPEFIELSKVTPDASLTYQPDCVQFNSSVPIDRNGQLNVLVWNVYKQQKNDWQAALNTLTTSSDLVLLQEASLTPELKQFVMDKSYSAELVRAFDVFDTSAGVLTLAKESSEKVCAYIAIEPWLRLPKSALLSEYALSNGQTLIVINIHAINFTLGTEDYKNQIEALSQEVQAHGGPLIIAGDFNSWSEDRLATLQQQVKPLRLKEVIFTPDERMRFITGLPLDHIFYRGLEVKEAHSTKSNASDHNPLQVSFTLKKQ